Genomic DNA from Mauremys mutica isolate MM-2020 ecotype Southern chromosome 13, ASM2049712v1, whole genome shotgun sequence:
ttaacttttgtctaactaaccccctcatttttgtatagttcccccttttgaaattaaatgccacagtgttgggcagttgaggtgttcttcccaccacagggatgttgaatgctattgtattatggtcactatttccaagcggtcctgctatagttacctcttggaccagctcctgcgctccactcaggattaaatctagagttgcctctccccttgtgggttcccgtaccagctgctccatgaagcagtcatttaaagtatcgagaaattttatctctgcatttcgtcctgaagtgaaatgttcccagtcaatatggggataattgaaatcccccactattattgggttcttaattttgatagcctctctaatttcccttagcatttcatcatcactattactgtcctggtcaggtggtcgataatagatccctactgttatatttttactggagcatgaaatttctatccatagagactctatggaacatgtggattcgcttaagatttttacttcatttgaatctacactttctttcacatatagtgccacccctccccctgcatggcctgttctgtccttccgatatattttgtaccccggaatgattgtgtcccattgattgctctcagtccaccaggtttctgtgatgcctattatatctatatcctcctttatcacaaggcactctagttcacccatcttattatttagacttctggcatttgtgaacaagcactttaaaaacttgtccctgtttaatagcctgcctttttctgatgtgccagattcttttttatgtgactgtttatcatctgatccggcccttacattatacttttcagtcctctgctcctgactataacctggagattctctatcataagactctcccctaagagaagtctgtgtccgatccacacgctcctctgcagcagtcggctttcccccatctcctagtttaaaaactgctctacaacctttttaatgtttagtgccagcagtctggttccactttggtttaggtggagcccatctctcctgtataggctcctcccatcccagaagtttccccagttcctttCTGATGCTTTCTCATCAAGGGCTCTGAACAATGAACTTCAAACAGTGACAGGTTACCTCCTGGTGCTTTCTAAGccagcacatttattcttaacaTAAAGGTATTACAGAAAAAACATATAAAAACAGTAACCATTCCTAGATGTATGGTAACTATACCCAGTGACTGCAGCTTAGACATACCCAGTGAGGCCACGCTCACTTTAGATCTAGTACAGTAACTGAAGTCGAGTGACTCAAATGTAACTCTAACATTTTGGAAACAAGGGGTGTGTCAGCCTAAACAGCAGTACAGAAGCATGTgcccccaaatgaaattaataggcagcaggtttaaaataaataaaaggaagtttttcttcacacaacatacagttaacctatggaactccttgtgAGAAGATGTCATGAAGGCCAAGacgataacagggttcaaaaaagaactagataagttcatggaggacaggtccatcaatggttattagccaggatgggcacgggatggtgtccctagcctctgtttgccagaagctgggaatgagcaacaggggatggatcagttgatggttacctgttctgttcattccctctggaacaccaggcactggccactgtcagaaaacaggatactgggttagatggacctttggtctgatccagtctggccattcttatgttcttatgttcttatcatgtGAGCACAGAAAAAAGATTGCAAGCATTCCAAGACACTCCATCCCTACAACAATGAACCAGCTGCAGGTTACCGGTGGGTGTTGTTGTCAGAGttctaccggtgtggtgctctgctttctccaatgttgatatcactcggctgcgtgcgtgtgttccctctgtgtgctgccccagctctgcagatagctgacacagcagacccgacgagaacccccaataaccacagagtccagtaagatgcaaagtcacgtcagctaggtttattgcgacctcggacacagattgcagttccccgtagattacttagtctaccgggcatactacTAATAGGTGCCTCTTGCCAATGGAcctggctcagtcagtggcgggactttccactgccccctcggctggacaaagacaccgccccagcgatgcattcttatacagagGTACAAACAACTTACACATCACACTTGATGtatgaggtgcaacccttctacgtaGTACATGttagttcgaacaaaacaactctatccatcatattgccCTTCttcccctgtcattgggatgggccagcctgttcttgttatctgtgtggaatgtgtaagtatgtgaatgttctgatatctagtgttcagtaccttttaggtacgtatcttcttgcagcatcagccctttccttgccagcttctgtgagcagggccggcctctggctcacagcttaactttgctttatgttagcaaagtcttgatcattactttagttcacgccccaggcctcataccaggcctctgataccaaggtttatatcttagggcctcctcttactacaggtGTAATTAACTTAATGAGGCAATGAGCAACTGATTGTATTTCAATTATGTACATCGAGAATGTACCTGACAATATTTCAGACAGGGAGGGTTAGGTTTAATTTTCTCATTAATGGCGCAGATCatatttaccctgtataaaagcCTGAATTAAAGAGATCAGATTTCAGACTGATGTTTGGTGAATTATGGAATTAACCTGGATTGTGTATTCCAGAAGCTGGgtgtgagtgacaggggatggatcagttgatgattacctgtcctgttcattccctcaggggcacctggcattggccactgtagggagagaggatactgggctagacgaacctttggtctgaccccgtaggGCTGTTcctatattcttatgttcttatctgacATGCATTTCCTCCTCACGctagctcacccttcccttgggagttcTTGGGGACCATCTTTGCTTAGGTGGGCAGGGTCacctctgcctgccccccacacttGCAGCAACTTCCCTCAATTGAAGTTGGTGAAAAATGGCTGAACAGCATGAGTGAGTCTTTCATCATCGTCCCGTCTCTCATTCAGGTGACTCACCAGACAGCCTCATCAGGGAACACAGGATCCTACCAGGGTGACTTCAGTTTCTCTGCTGACAAGACAGTACCTCTGGGCAGGGGCCTGCCTTCTGCCTAGAACGAATACATGTCAATGGACAACCACCATGGTAGAAGAGTTCATTCTCTTGGGCCTGGCCAATGACCAATCATTTAAATATCTTCCTATTCATGGTTCTCTTAATAGCCGCCTTCTTGATCCAATCGGGAAACACCAAGGCCATCTCCTCCATCTCCCTGTAGCAATTCTCTGTCTTGCCAAGAAAATGAGTGAGTTGGCACATGGAGACACAGAACCCATTGGCTTCTCCCTGGGGAATGAAGAAACATAACATCAAcctattcttttctaaaacttttagAAGAAGGGAGCAGAAGTGTGTCCCTACAGTGTTGTCAGCAAAGCTCATTAGCTAATTGGCCTCAGGGGTCAAAGCCAAAACTGAGGGACAAGAATACAAGACATGACGACTATTATAAATGAGAACACAAAAGGGAGGGGTTGTTTAATATAGCCCAGGTTTATCCTCATGATCTGTTATATAGAATGGCATAGATAGACAGGGCCAAATCGGAGCATCTTGATTCAGCAGCTGCAGGATTTCTGTGACAATTGCAGGTGTTTCTAAGGTCTCCATAGTCAGAGTCTGAGTGAGGATGAAGAGAACAGGATGGTTGCGGTGGGATTTTAAAGCAATCTCGATTTGAAGAGCCTGgcagttattattatttttttattctgtGGTCTGAGATCGAGGCCCCTGTTTAGGATCccagtcccattgtgctaggcaaagaaGGGAGCTCTCCCGAAAATATTCACTCTGTGTAGCATGAGTCAGAAATATATGGATGTCATCAACAGCATAGTTGGGAGATAAACGTGTAGAAAATAATGACAGATGTGAAGAGCAGTGGTGACACAACAGCTGTCATTCTTTAGTGTCTCCTGGCGATTGTGGCATCTGGTGAGCTCTGAGGATGGATTTGAAGGTGCGCAATGTGGTGACTTTGGAGATCTTTGCAGGGTATGAATCTTTGAGGTTTGCAAGTAGACACAATGCCGCTACCATTACTTCAGGGATCCCTGTTATGGGATACATTTAATGTGGAAACAATCAGATTTGTTTCATCATGGTGATGAAGGTATGACAAGTGTCATTGCAAAAAATTCTGCTACCCCTAGCTGCAAAGCCAAGCAAATGGATGAGATGGCTTATTGCAAAATGGGAATCTCTGAGAAATAAGAGACCTTCTTGTTTTGTGTATTCAAACTCCCAGAGAAATACTGTTGAAAAAGTAGAGCTTTTGAGAAAAGAAGTGTTTGGAGAGGTGCATGGGACCcaatctgcaaagacacaggGCTTTTCTTCAGGTTCTGTTTGTGATGAGGAGAGCAGCCGTCTCTGCAGACGAATGTTTGTGACCTCACTCTCCATTTTCCAACTCTGTAAGTACCTCTCCATAGCCACCAGCATCTTAACATTGTCTGAGAGCCCTCTGGAGCCAGTGTTAGGCTCTCAATTGACTTTGAAGACCGTTGGATCAGGTCCAAGTTGGGTAATGTGACTGATTTAAAATTTAGTCATTCAAGCTATGCTTCTAGTCAATACAAGGAATGGTGGGTGTCTGTGGGAATGAAACCAGAGTTTAGGAAGCAAAATCCTTTCTAATTTGTAATCAATATGTTGTGTTAGAGCAATTTCCAGCTGAATCTGCAGACAGCCAGAAGAAGAACTTCTCGATTAACAGACAAATAGAGGCGGATAACAGAATTAGTTCCAGTCAGCGTGGATTCATGGACGTAACCTGAGAGCTTTGTTTCACGTCATTACACATTTGGTCCATTCTATATAAGAAGTTAGAATAGATGATCATACTGGTGccttctgtccttaaaaatctatgataaATACTGGTAAAACGTATGACTTTTTCAAAGAAATTATTAAAGAGATTAGTTCTATTTATGTGTAGAGTTTCCCTGCAGGCGTTCTCTCCTTATTGGCCTATCGGCGCTGATTTTAACatggtttattttttctttaaagatgaGTGAAAAATGAAGAACCAGACCATGGTGGTGGAATTCATCATTGTGGGACTGTCCAACGACCACCATGTCAACATCATCCTGTTTGTGGTTCTATCGGTTGTCTTCTTCTTGACTGTGATGGGTAACATTGCTGTTGTCACCCTCTCCTTGGTGGACCATCGCCTCCAATcgcccatgtatttcttcctcaggaACTTCTCCCTCTTGGAAATCTGCTTCAGCTTAGTCATCATGCCCAGGTTACTCTACAGCCTCCTGACAGAGAGAAAATCTATTTCCCTCCCTGGTTGTTTCCTtcagttgttgttgttctttgtcCTGGGATCCTGTATATTTTCCCATGTGGGTATGATGTCCTTTGACCGCTACATGGCTATCTGCCGTCCCTTGCATTACGGCACAATCATGAATGGCAAGGTCTGCTTCCAGTTAGTTCTGGGCTGCTGGGTGATGAGTTTACTTATAATGTTTCCCCCAGCCTTTATGGCCGTCCTGGTGCCATTCTGTGGCCCCAATGTCATAAACCACTTCTATTGCGACACAGCCGCATTGCTCCAGCTCTCCTGCATAGACACGGGACACATTGAGGTAATGCTCTTGCTTTCAACTTCACTTTTCGTACTTGGAAATTTCACTGTCACTATCATTTCCTATGGCTGTATCATCTGTACTATCTTGCGCATCCCATCCACCACAGGAAggaaaaaggccttttccacctgctccgcTCACCTCCTGGTTGTTGTGATATTGTACAGTAGCTCCATCTTCAGGTATGTCCGAAGAAGTCAGCGGGGAGTGCAAGAATTTGACAAATTTGTGGCCTTTTTCTTCTCTGTGGTGGCCCAACTCTTTAACCCCTACATCTATGCTCTCCGCAACAAACAAGTCAAACAGGCCCTGAAGGACATCTGCAGCAGAGCATTTTCTAAGTGAGTCTCTCATGAAAATCCCTAACCACAAAGAGGCAGGTACACACAGAACCTGGATGGTCTTTGGTTTCATGCCAGGCTACCCAGTGGACTTGGGGGTCCTGAGCAGTAAATAGGAGTGAATTTATTTCCCCATGGCTAGATGCATAGGATATAAGGCCAAAATGGACTATttgatcatcaagtctgaccttcGCTATAAAACAGGCCTTAGAATTCATCATTGTGGGACTATCCAACGACCACCATGTCAACATCATCCTGTTTGTGGTTCTATCGGTTGTCTTCTTCTTGACTGTGATGGGTAACATTGCTGTTCTCACCCTCTCCTTGGTGGACCATTGCCTCCAGTAcaccatgtatttcttcctcaggaACTTCTCCCTCTTGGAAATCTGCTTCAGCTTAGTCATCATGCCCAGGTTCCTCTACAGCCTCCTGACAGAGAGAAAATCTATTTCCCTCCCTGGTTGTTTCCTTCAATTGCTGGTTTTCTTCCTCCTGGGCACCTGTGTATTTTTCCATGTGGCTATGATGTCCTTTGACCGCTACATAGCTATCTGCCATCCCTTGCGTTATGGCACCGTCATGAATGGCAGGGTCTGCTTCCAGTTAGTGCTGGGCTGCTGGGTGATGAGTTTTCTCTTAATCTTTCCGCCAACATTGGTTGTGCTGTTACCGTTCTGTGGCCTCAATGTCATAAACCACTTCTACTGCGATATAGCTGCATTGCTCCAACTCTCCTGCATCGACACGGGACACATTGAGTTAATGCTCTTGGTTGCAGCTGTAGTGGTCTTACCTGGCACTTTAACAGTCACCATAATTTCCTATGGCTGTGTCATCTGTACTATCATGCGGATCCCATCCACCACAGGGGGGGAAAAGGCCTCTTCCACCTGCTCTGCTCACCTCAAAGTTGTTGTGATACTGTACAGTAGCACCATCTTCAGGTACATCCGACCAGGTCAGCGGGGCACTCAGGACTTTGACAAAGTTGTGTCCCTGGTGTACTGTGTGGTGACTCAGCTCTTTAACCCCTACATCTACGCTCTCCGCAACGAACAAGTCAAAAAGGCTCTGAAGGACATATTTGGCCGAACAATTTCTAAGTGCCTGAGGATATCATGAAAATCTGGAACCCCAAAGATACAGGAGTGAAGAGAACATGGATGGTCCTTGACTTTGTGCCTGGCTTCACAATGGGCTTGGTGGGTCCTGAGCTGTTAACAGGGGTGAATTTATCTCCTCATGTCGAGGTTGATAATCTGTATGTCCAAAAGGGATCCTCAGATCAACAAGTGTGAGCTCCTGATAACTCATGCCACAGAATTCCACCAATTAGTTATGCAATGAGACTAGTAACTCATGTCTAATGAAAGTGTGTCTTcctgaaaggcatccagtcttgattggaagacttcaagagatggagactcTTTCTTGGTACTTTGTTCCCAAAATAGAAATTATTAGGTTTTGCTTGGTGAAATGAAACACTAAACAAAATTCAGTTTGGGAAGAATGTTTCTTTAACATCTTGCTAAATTGTTGAAAAGTGAAAACTTTTGatttttgaagatgttgaaataaatgttttcaattattattttccatttttttgtggTCAGGTCTATTCTTTGAATTCACACTGAATTCACAAATACCTTTAGCTGACCTGAAACTGTATTTTTTACATAGGAAATTATTCATCTGAAAAAATTCTCTGGGCTCTGTCATTTCAACATGTGTGGTTTTAGCATCCAGTCAATAGCTCTTGTTCTACCTTTCTCTGTTAGGGGCACTTCTCCTGGGAAAGGGGTACAAGAAACACTGCACAACCCACAGGAGGGATAAATGGCTCCTCACAGAGGCTAAAACAGGGGCTTAGTTGCTAAGATATGTGCACATCTTACTGTTTTGGTTGCCTCATCTCTAGTACCCTGCCTTGGTCTGCTTGTTTGTACCATTCACCTGTTATGCCATATTGTTAGTAGTACTGTTTTTCCT
This window encodes:
- the LOC123347710 gene encoding olfactory receptor 49-like, whose amino-acid sequence is MKNQTMVVEFIIVGLSNDHHVNIILFVVLSVVFFLTVMGNIAVVTLSLVDHRLQSPMYFFLRNFSLLEICFSLVIMPRLLYSLLTERKSISLPGCFLQLLLFFVLGSCIFSHVGMMSFDRYMAICRPLHYGTIMNGKVCFQLVLGCWVMSLLIMFPPAFMAVLVPFCGPNVINHFYCDTAALLQLSCIDTGHIEVMLLLSTSLFVLGNFTVTIISYGCIICTILRIPSTTGRKKAFSTCSAHLLVVVILYSSSIFRYVRRSQRGVQEFDKFVAFFFSVVAQLFNPYIYALRNKQVKQALKDICSRAFSK
- the LOC123347711 gene encoding olfactory receptor 6C74-like, whose translation is MVFGFMPGYPVDLGALEFIIVGLSNDHHVNIILFVVLSVVFFLTVMGNIAVLTLSLVDHCLQYTMYFFLRNFSLLEICFSLVIMPRFLYSLLTERKSISLPGCFLQLLVFFLLGTCVFFHVAMMSFDRYIAICHPLRYGTVMNGRVCFQLVLGCWVMSFLLIFPPTLVVLLPFCGLNVINHFYCDIAALLQLSCIDTGHIELMLLVAAVVVLPGTLTVTIISYGCVICTIMRIPSTTGGEKASSTCSAHLKVVVILYSSTIFRYIRPGQRGTQDFDKVVSLVYCVVTQLFNPYIYALRNEQVKKALKDIFGRTISKCLRIS